A stretch of Mucilaginibacter terrae DNA encodes these proteins:
- a CDS encoding S9 family peptidase: MKKLILPALLLVFAGAYAQQGKALAVTDYERAEKFMGYNTSPLVDGANVRPNWLAADKFWYRNLTAKGSEYIMVDAVKGSRTVAFDHQKFAEGLAKATNAKYDANTLPAGIGFTDDGKYATVYAGNKNWKYDLAAGTFTEDTGAAQPARGGFMGRRGGAGGVASPDGKRTAFIKDYNLWVRDVATGKQIQLTTDGEKDFGYATDNAGWSHSDVAILQWSPDSKKIATFKQDQRKVGDMYLVTTNVGAPTLKAWKYPLPGDKEIAMIHRCIIEVDNPKVIMLKVPADPHRATLSDDISSSGTLDDVNWSADGTQLAFVSTSRDHKQEKVRIANAATGDVREVFEEVVNTQYESGWGSINWRYLPKSNEIIWFSERDNWGHLYLYNAATGKLKNQITKGDWVVTRLLKVDEKSRTLYFVANGKDKLNPYFSHIFKIGFDGKKLTDLTPDAGFHQVTFSPSGNYLVDTYSQPNVAPVTVLRNLNGKLITTVQQTDISRLTASGWKAPTPITVKAADGKTDLYGLMFTPTHLDANQKYPIINYLYPGPQGGSMGGNWGFSAARGDHQALAELGFVVVLIEGTSNPLRSKSFHDMAYGKMSDNTLPDQVSGMQQLAQKYPYIDINRAGMWGHSGGGFATACAMFKYPDFFKVGISESGNHDNRNYEDDWGERYIGLLTKDANGVSNYEDQANQNFAKNLKGKLMLAHGMMDDNVPPYNTLLVVEALEKAGKDYDLVIFPNSAHGYGQYSNYMTRRRWDYFVRYLMGAETPKEYQLKPKVDAR; this comes from the coding sequence ATGAAGAAACTTATACTTCCTGCTTTATTGCTCGTGTTTGCGGGTGCCTATGCCCAGCAAGGCAAAGCACTTGCCGTTACCGATTATGAGCGTGCCGAAAAATTTATGGGCTACAACACCTCACCGTTAGTTGATGGCGCTAATGTTAGACCCAACTGGCTCGCGGCCGATAAATTCTGGTACCGTAACCTTACTGCCAAAGGCTCTGAATATATAATGGTTGATGCCGTTAAAGGCAGCCGTACTGTAGCGTTCGATCATCAAAAGTTTGCCGAAGGTTTGGCTAAAGCCACCAATGCAAAGTATGATGCCAACACTTTACCCGCAGGCATTGGTTTTACCGATGATGGTAAGTACGCCACCGTATATGCAGGCAACAAGAATTGGAAATATGATTTGGCAGCAGGTACATTTACCGAAGATACCGGTGCCGCACAGCCTGCTCGTGGTGGTTTTATGGGCCGCAGGGGTGGAGCCGGTGGAGTAGCATCTCCCGATGGAAAGCGCACAGCTTTTATTAAAGACTATAACCTTTGGGTGCGCGATGTAGCAACCGGTAAACAAATCCAGTTAACTACCGATGGCGAAAAAGATTTTGGTTACGCTACTGATAATGCAGGATGGTCGCACAGCGATGTTGCTATTTTGCAATGGTCGCCCGATTCGAAAAAGATAGCCACTTTTAAGCAAGACCAGCGCAAGGTAGGCGATATGTATTTGGTGACCACAAACGTAGGTGCCCCAACCCTCAAAGCCTGGAAATACCCGTTGCCCGGCGATAAGGAAATAGCCATGATCCACCGCTGTATTATAGAGGTGGATAACCCTAAAGTAATTATGCTCAAGGTACCGGCCGATCCGCACCGCGCCACGCTGAGCGATGATATATCGAGCAGTGGTACGCTGGATGACGTGAACTGGAGCGCCGACGGCACCCAACTGGCCTTCGTATCAACCTCGCGCGATCATAAGCAGGAAAAAGTGCGCATAGCCAACGCTGCCACCGGCGACGTACGCGAAGTGTTTGAGGAAGTGGTTAATACGCAATATGAATCGGGATGGGGAAGCATCAACTGGCGTTATCTGCCTAAAAGCAACGAGATCATTTGGTTTTCGGAGCGTGATAACTGGGGACATTTGTACCTGTATAATGCTGCCACCGGCAAGTTGAAAAACCAGATAACCAAAGGCGATTGGGTAGTAACCCGTTTGTTGAAAGTTGACGAGAAAAGCCGTACACTTTACTTTGTGGCCAATGGTAAAGATAAACTGAACCCGTACTTCAGCCATATTTTCAAAATTGGTTTCGACGGTAAAAAATTGACTGATTTAACACCTGATGCTGGTTTTCACCAGGTTACGTTCTCGCCATCGGGTAATTATTTGGTTGATACTTACTCGCAACCTAATGTTGCCCCGGTAACTGTTTTGCGTAATCTCAATGGTAAGCTCATTACTACAGTTCAGCAAACCGATATTTCGCGTCTTACGGCTTCAGGATGGAAAGCACCTACGCCCATAACGGTTAAAGCTGCCGATGGTAAAACCGATCTTTATGGCTTGATGTTCACGCCGACACATCTGGATGCTAATCAAAAATATCCTATTATCAATTACCTATACCCTGGTCCGCAGGGAGGTAGTATGGGTGGTAACTGGGGGTTCTCGGCCGCACGTGGCGACCATCAGGCCTTGGCCGAACTGGGTTTCGTAGTAGTGCTGATCGAAGGTACCAGTAACCCATTGCGTTCCAAAAGTTTCCATGATATGGCTTACGGAAAAATGTCAGACAATACCCTGCCCGACCAAGTAAGCGGCATGCAGCAACTGGCTCAAAAGTATCCATACATTGATATTAACCGCGCCGGTATGTGGGGCCACTCGGGCGGTGGTTTTGCCACGGCTTGTGCCATGTTTAAATACCCTGATTTTTTTAAAGTAGGTATATCAGAATCGGGCAACCATGATAACCGTAATTACGAGGATGATTGGGGCGAACGTTACATTGGCTTACTAACCAAAGATGCCAACGGCGTATCAAACTACGAAGACCAGGCCAATCAAAACTTCGCCAAAAACCTGAAAGGTAAACTGATGCTGGCTCATGGCATGATGGACGACAACGTACCTCCATACAATACCCTGCTGGTAGTTGAAGCTCTGGAAAAAGCCGGTAAAGATTATGACCTGGTGATATTCCCTAATAGTGCACACGGTTACGGCCAGTACAGCAACTACATGACCCGCCGCCGCTGGGACTATTTTGTACGCTACCTTATGGGTGCCGAAACACCTAAAGAGTATCAGTTAAAACCTAAGGTAGATGCGAGGTAA
- the rpsT gene encoding 30S ribosomal protein S20, producing MANHKSAIKRIRANATKRLRNRYQAKTTRNAIKKLRASTSREEASPLLTKVISMLDRLAKKNVIHKNKASNNKSKLTKFVNGLK from the coding sequence ATGGCAAATCATAAATCAGCAATTAAAAGAATCAGAGCTAACGCTACAAAGCGTCTTCGCAACAGATATCAGGCTAAAACCACCAGAAACGCTATCAAAAAGTTAAGAGCTTCTACCAGCAGAGAAGAGGCATCTCCTTTATTGACTAAAGTGATTTCGATGCTTGACCGTTTAGCTAAGAAAAACGTAATTCACAAAAACAAAGCTTCAAACAATAAGTCGAAACTGACTAAGTTTGTTAACGGCTTAAAGTAA
- a CDS encoding zinc dependent phospholipase C family protein, with the protein MLFGIALTHNYIIVLKGWFKVKFVKDIIIALIALTLLSSWGFYAHFRVNRVAVFTLPRAMSGFYQANIEYLTEHAISADRRRYVDSAEIPRHFFDADHYGKDPFHTVPQKWNDAIAKYSADTLYKYGTLPWTIQYNYYRLVDAFKNHDTSAIKHYSAYLGHYVADACVPLHTTMNHDGQLTHQDGLHALWESRLPEQFGNSYNYNAGKAKYLENPLWQAFILCRSSFKCTDSVLRIQQQVDKTFPADKKYEVIMRGKRKIKDFSAAYCRAYHTALKGMVQRRLRTAILNVGSYWYSAWVDAGQPDLNQITEPLPDSLKQKTAHEAALYKLGKIAALPNYGTVNKPLPKQQTQLRSTGKPTP; encoded by the coding sequence TTGCTTTTTGGAATAGCATTAACCCATAACTACATAATAGTTTTAAAAGGCTGGTTTAAGGTGAAGTTTGTTAAGGATATAATTATTGCATTGATCGCATTAACCCTGCTTAGTTCATGGGGATTTTATGCTCATTTTAGAGTAAACCGGGTAGCTGTATTTACCCTGCCCAGGGCTATGAGTGGTTTTTACCAGGCTAATATTGAATACCTTACCGAACATGCTATAAGCGCCGACAGGCGGCGTTATGTTGATTCGGCAGAAATACCCCGCCACTTTTTTGATGCCGACCATTATGGCAAAGACCCATTCCATACCGTTCCTCAAAAGTGGAACGACGCCATAGCCAAGTATAGCGCCGATACCCTGTACAAATACGGCACCCTCCCGTGGACTATACAATACAATTACTACCGTCTGGTTGATGCCTTTAAAAACCACGACACCAGCGCCATCAAGCATTATTCGGCTTACTTAGGGCATTACGTGGCCGATGCCTGTGTTCCGCTGCATACCACCATGAACCACGATGGGCAGCTCACCCACCAGGATGGTCTGCATGCCCTTTGGGAGAGCCGCCTGCCCGAGCAGTTTGGCAATAGCTACAATTACAATGCAGGCAAAGCTAAGTATCTCGAAAACCCGCTTTGGCAAGCCTTTATATTATGCCGGAGTTCCTTTAAATGCACTGATTCGGTTTTGCGCATACAGCAACAGGTCGACAAAACTTTTCCGGCCGATAAAAAGTACGAGGTGATTATGAGGGGCAAACGCAAGATCAAGGACTTTTCGGCAGCTTATTGCCGTGCCTATCATACCGCACTTAAAGGCATGGTGCAACGCCGGTTACGCACAGCCATACTCAACGTGGGCAGCTATTGGTACTCGGCCTGGGTTGATGCCGGGCAGCCCGACCTAAACCAAATAACAGAGCCCCTACCCGACAGCCTGAAACAAAAAACCGCCCATGAGGCGGCTTTGTATAAGTTAGGAAAAATTGCTGCGTTGCCTAATTACGGCACGGTTAACAAACCGCTACCAAAGCAACAGACACAATTACGCAGTACGGGAAAACCTACTCCGTAA
- a CDS encoding DedA family protein: MEIIKHLIDFILHIDVHLAEITRQYQAWTYLILFIIIFAETGFVVTPFLPGDSLLFAAGALIATGNTGLDIYLLSILLIVAAVLGNTVNYQLGNYLGARVFKPENKVLKLDYYLKTKAFFDKHGGKAVIFSRFMPIIRTIAPFVAGVGRMPFGRYSLYNIIGGVSWIVTFLFLGYLLGNVPFFKKNFSLIALGIVVVSLLPPIWAALRSRFSRTA; the protein is encoded by the coding sequence GTGGAAATTATAAAACATCTTATTGACTTTATTTTGCACATTGATGTGCATTTGGCCGAAATTACGAGGCAATACCAGGCCTGGACTTACCTCATACTTTTCATAATCATCTTTGCCGAAACCGGGTTTGTGGTAACACCATTTCTCCCCGGTGATTCGTTACTGTTTGCAGCCGGAGCGCTTATTGCAACCGGTAATACAGGGTTAGATATTTATTTGCTTTCTATACTGCTTATTGTAGCTGCGGTTTTAGGAAACACGGTTAATTATCAGTTGGGCAACTACCTTGGCGCACGTGTTTTTAAGCCCGAAAATAAAGTGCTCAAGCTCGATTATTATCTTAAAACCAAAGCTTTTTTTGATAAGCATGGTGGTAAGGCGGTAATATTTAGCCGTTTTATGCCTATTATACGTACCATTGCCCCTTTTGTGGCTGGTGTGGGTAGGATGCCTTTTGGCCGTTACAGCTTATATAACATTATTGGAGGGGTATCGTGGATCGTTACTTTTCTGTTTTTAGGATATTTACTGGGTAACGTGCCATTCTTTAAAAAGAATTTTTCGCTTATAGCATTGGGCATTGTAGTGGTATCATTACTGCCACCAATATGGGCTGCTTTACGGAGTAGGTTTTCCCGTACTGCGTAA
- a CDS encoding DUF4397 domain-containing protein gives MKSSKRIFYFLFALNFAVLILPMLSSCGKNDTSTPSGTDVQLQVLNLSPDAYPIELNINNLKVNSFYRYNATPTYFYLTTTAYPLQIRTTRTDDSIRILSRDTIQFLPNTRYSLFFTGLRSEGTRRSIVTVDDTASLPPIGKGGRIRFVNTAARNTGAHDIWANGVRIIQNTPFAGISGYATLPPGNYNFRIYPVNTSASSLAELNNVTIQDGRLYTLYSRGIVGRAVTDTAAFSIAVLANNPPKR, from the coding sequence ATGAAAAGCAGCAAGCGCATATTTTATTTCTTATTTGCTTTAAATTTTGCGGTTTTAATATTGCCGATGCTAAGCTCATGCGGCAAAAATGATACGTCGACCCCGTCTGGTACTGATGTGCAGTTGCAGGTATTAAACTTAAGTCCTGATGCGTATCCTATTGAACTGAATATTAATAACCTTAAAGTAAATTCGTTTTACAGGTATAACGCTACGCCAACTTATTTTTATTTAACCACTACGGCATATCCGCTACAAATACGCACTACCCGCACCGATGATTCCATCCGTATTTTAAGCCGCGATACCATACAGTTTTTGCCTAATACCCGCTATTCATTGTTTTTTACAGGTTTACGGTCTGAAGGTACTCGCCGATCTATTGTTACGGTTGATGATACAGCCTCCTTACCGCCCATTGGCAAAGGTGGACGTATACGCTTTGTGAATACCGCTGCACGTAATACCGGTGCACATGATATATGGGCTAATGGGGTACGTATTATCCAAAATACACCTTTTGCCGGTATTTCGGGTTACGCAACCCTGCCGCCCGGTAATTATAATTTCAGGATATATCCGGTAAATACTTCAGCCTCAAGTTTGGCCGAATTGAATAACGTGACTATTCAGGATGGTCGCTTGTATACTCTTTACTCGCGCGGTATTGTTGGGCGCGCCGTTACCGATACGGCTGCTTTCAGCATAGCTGTATTGGCTAATAATCCACCTAAAAGATAA